The Rhodopseudomonas palustris genome window below encodes:
- the trxA gene encoding thioredoxin: protein MTILEQGSGAAPQAADLIKDTTTQTFVRDVIEESKRQPVLIDFWAQWCGPCKQLTPILEKAVRAANGKVKLVKMNIDEHPSIPGQMGIQSIPAVIAFVDGRPADGFMGAVPESQVNAFIEKLTAGMPGGAPTAAELLQEAEAVLAEGDVQTAASIYAEVLRADGTNIQAIAGLARCYMQTGATEQAKKTLGLVPEAKREDASVKAVQAMIDLAEQAQSLGPIAELEQKVAADPLDHQARFDLAIALNAADRREDATTHLLDIVKRDRKWNDDGARKQLVQFFDAWGPTDDATVEGRKRLSTILFS from the coding sequence GTGACGATTTTGGAGCAGGGCAGCGGTGCGGCGCCTCAGGCCGCCGATCTGATCAAGGACACCACGACCCAGACCTTCGTCCGCGATGTGATCGAGGAATCCAAGCGCCAGCCGGTTCTGATCGACTTCTGGGCGCAGTGGTGCGGCCCGTGCAAGCAGCTCACCCCGATCCTGGAAAAGGCGGTTCGGGCTGCGAACGGCAAGGTCAAGCTGGTCAAGATGAATATCGACGAGCATCCGTCGATTCCCGGCCAGATGGGCATTCAGTCGATTCCGGCGGTCATTGCCTTCGTGGACGGCCGTCCGGCCGACGGCTTCATGGGCGCGGTGCCGGAGAGCCAGGTCAACGCCTTCATCGAGAAACTGACCGCCGGCATGCCGGGCGGTGCGCCGACCGCCGCCGAGCTGCTGCAGGAAGCCGAGGCGGTGCTGGCGGAGGGTGATGTCCAGACCGCGGCCTCGATCTATGCCGAAGTGCTGCGGGCCGACGGCACCAATATCCAGGCGATCGCCGGGCTGGCCCGCTGCTATATGCAGACCGGCGCCACCGAACAGGCCAAGAAGACGCTCGGGCTGGTGCCCGAGGCCAAGCGCGAGGATGCCTCCGTCAAGGCCGTGCAGGCGATGATCGATCTTGCCGAACAGGCACAGTCGCTCGGCCCGATTGCCGAACTCGAACAGAAGGTCGCGGCCGATCCGCTCGATCATCAGGCGCGATTTGATCTGGCGATCGCGCTGAATGCCGCCGACCGGCGCGAGGATGCGACCACGCACCTGCTCGACATCGTCAAGCGCGACCGTAAATGGAACGACGACGGCGCCCGCAAGCAGTTGGTGCAGTTCTTCGACGCCTGGGGACCGACCGACGACGCCACCGTCGAAGGCCGCAAGCGGCTGTCGACGATTCTGTTCTCGTAA
- a CDS encoding LON peptidase substrate-binding domain-containing protein: MPINAAYRGPADLPEVIPVFPLAGALLLPRGQMPLNIFEPRYLAMIDDALRDGHRLIGMIQPDTAHSSETAEKPSLFNVGCVGRITQLAESGDGRYILELTGVSRFKVVEELEVLTPYRQCKVDYFPFVDDFTARKGEDEVDRETLLSVLTDFLKANNLKVDWDGVESAPNEALVNALAMMSPYGPAEKQALLEAPDLKTRAEILIAVTEMDLAKKRTSGDPPLQ, translated from the coding sequence ATGCCGATCAATGCCGCCTATCGCGGGCCAGCCGATCTTCCCGAAGTGATTCCGGTGTTTCCGCTAGCGGGAGCGCTGCTGCTGCCGCGCGGCCAGATGCCGCTGAATATCTTCGAGCCACGCTATCTGGCGATGATCGACGATGCGCTGCGCGACGGCCATCGGCTGATCGGCATGATTCAGCCGGATACGGCGCATTCATCCGAGACCGCCGAGAAGCCGTCGCTGTTCAACGTCGGCTGCGTCGGGCGAATCACCCAGCTCGCCGAATCCGGCGATGGCCGCTACATTCTCGAACTGACCGGCGTCTCGCGCTTCAAGGTGGTCGAGGAGCTGGAGGTGCTGACGCCGTACCGGCAGTGCAAGGTCGACTATTTCCCGTTCGTCGACGATTTTACCGCTCGCAAGGGCGAGGATGAGGTGGATCGGGAGACCCTGCTGTCGGTACTGACCGACTTCCTCAAGGCTAACAACCTCAAGGTCGATTGGGACGGCGTCGAAAGCGCGCCGAACGAAGCCCTGGTCAACGCACTGGCGATGATGTCGCCCTATGGGCCGGCGGAGAAGCAGGCGCTCTTGGAAGCCCCCGACCTCAAGACCCGCGCCGAAATCCTGATCGCCGTCACCGAGATGGACCTCGCCAAGAAGCGCACCAGCGGCGACCCGCCGCTGCAGTGA
- a CDS encoding Trm112 family protein, giving the protein MTISPSERPDTVDRKLLDILVCPVTKGPLEFDAARQELISRGAKLAYPIRDGIPIMLPEEARRLD; this is encoded by the coding sequence ATGACCATTTCGCCGTCCGAGCGGCCCGACACCGTTGACCGCAAGCTGCTCGACATCCTGGTCTGTCCGGTCACCAAGGGACCGCTTGAGTTCGATGCCGCCCGCCAGGAGCTGATCTCGCGAGGCGCCAAGCTGGCCTACCCGATTCGAGACGGTATTCCGATCATGCTTCCAGAAGAGGCACGTCGACTCGACTAA
- a CDS encoding DinB family protein: MDGRHFAQLAAYNRWANARLYQAALALPDDVYRRSVGVFFGSLHGTLNHVLVADRIWLKRLTGAGEAPTRLDEILFEDLRALARARAAEDERIIEMIDGHDAAALAGMVEYATTSGKSFHQPRAEILSHVFNHQTHHRGQAHACLSILTGAEPPTLDLLAFQRGVPAPDLAALAAGR, encoded by the coding sequence ATGGATGGACGCCATTTCGCACAACTCGCTGCCTACAACCGCTGGGCCAACGCCCGGCTCTATCAGGCCGCGTTGGCGCTGCCCGATGACGTATACCGCCGCAGCGTCGGTGTGTTCTTCGGCAGCCTGCACGGCACGCTGAATCATGTGCTGGTGGCCGACCGAATCTGGCTGAAGCGACTGACCGGCGCGGGCGAGGCGCCAACCCGCCTCGATGAGATCTTGTTCGAAGATCTTCGTGCGCTGGCTCGGGCGCGTGCCGCGGAGGACGAGCGCATCATCGAGATGATCGACGGCCACGACGCTGCGGCGTTGGCCGGAATGGTCGAGTACGCGACGACCTCAGGCAAGTCCTTCCATCAGCCGCGCGCCGAGATTCTCAGTCACGTCTTCAATCACCAGACGCACCACCGCGGCCAAGCCCACGCTTGCCTGTCGATCCTGACCGGAGCCGAGCCGCCGACGCTGGATCTGCTGGCATTTCAGCGCGGGGTGCCGGCGCCGGATCTCGCCGCACTCGCGGCGGGTCGTTAG
- a CDS encoding ubiquinone biosynthesis hydroxylase has product MPRGHAGDFPPPALSVRNRPSNSGLVLETCFAQLRSGRKDHGARVRNMTAPRSIVIGGGAFAGLALALALRQGLGPEVQVIVADPALALRPSRDPRATAIVAACRRLFEALGVWDEVAPTAQPIIDMIVTDSHLEDATRPVFLTFAGEVQPGEPFAHMVENKYLVEALAKRAEAEGVELRATPVTSYDARTEAIGVTLGDGSVIDASLLVAADGAKSRLRQRAGIATYGWDYDQSGIVVTVEHERDHNGCAEEHFLPAGPFAILPLTGRRSSLVWSESRRDAERIVALPEKEFQRELEKRFGLRLGDVKPLDKPKSFPLGYFVAQSFIAPRLALIGDAAHVIHPIAGQGLNMGLRDVAALAEVVVDAARLGIDPGQVDVLEGYQRWRRFDTMAMGVATNGLNFLFSNNSPLLRGIRDIGLGLVDRLPPLKGAFIRQAAGLTGETPRLLKGEAL; this is encoded by the coding sequence ATGCCGCGCGGCCACGCAGGTGATTTCCCACCGCCGGCGTTGTCTGTTAGAAACCGCCCCAGCAACAGCGGGTTGGTCCTTGAAACCTGTTTCGCCCAGCTCCGATCCGGGCGCAAGGATCATGGCGCGAGAGTGAGAAATATGACGGCACCGCGAAGCATTGTGATTGGGGGCGGGGCGTTCGCCGGCTTGGCGCTGGCACTGGCGCTGCGCCAGGGGCTCGGGCCCGAGGTGCAGGTGATCGTCGCCGATCCGGCGCTCGCGCTGCGACCGAGCCGCGACCCGCGCGCCACCGCGATCGTGGCGGCGTGCCGGCGGCTGTTCGAGGCGCTCGGAGTCTGGGACGAGGTGGCGCCGACCGCCCAGCCGATCATCGACATGATCGTCACCGACAGCCATCTCGAAGATGCGACCCGGCCGGTGTTCCTGACGTTCGCGGGCGAAGTGCAGCCTGGCGAGCCGTTCGCCCACATGGTCGAGAACAAATATCTGGTCGAGGCGCTGGCCAAGCGCGCCGAGGCCGAAGGCGTCGAGCTGCGCGCCACCCCGGTCACCTCCTATGACGCCCGCACCGAAGCGATCGGCGTCACGCTCGGCGACGGCAGCGTGATTGATGCCAGCCTGCTGGTCGCCGCCGATGGCGCCAAGTCTCGACTGCGCCAGCGTGCCGGCATCGCCACCTATGGCTGGGATTACGACCAGTCGGGCATCGTCGTCACGGTCGAGCACGAGCGCGACCACAATGGCTGCGCCGAAGAACACTTCCTGCCAGCCGGACCGTTCGCGATCCTGCCGCTCACCGGCCGGCGCTCGTCGCTGGTGTGGAGCGAGAGCCGCCGCGATGCCGAGCGGATCGTCGCGCTGCCGGAGAAGGAATTCCAGCGAGAGCTGGAAAAACGGTTCGGGCTGCGGCTCGGCGACGTCAAGCCGCTGGACAAGCCGAAGTCGTTTCCGCTCGGCTATTTCGTCGCTCAGTCGTTCATCGCGCCGCGGCTCGCGCTGATCGGCGACGCTGCGCACGTGATCCATCCGATCGCCGGGCAGGGCCTCAATATGGGCCTGCGCGACGTCGCGGCTCTGGCCGAGGTGGTGGTCGATGCAGCGCGGCTCGGAATCGATCCCGGTCAGGTCGACGTGTTGGAGGGCTATCAGCGCTGGCGGCGGTTCGACACCATGGCGATGGGCGTCGCGACCAACGGGCTCAACTTCCTGTTTTCCAACAACTCGCCGCTGCTGCGCGGGATACGCGACATCGGCCTCGGTCTGGTCGACCGCTTGCCGCCGCTGAAGGGTGCCTTCATCCGTCAGGCCGCCGGCCTCACCGGCGAGACGCCGCGGCTGCTGAAGGGCGAGGCGCTGTAA
- the tesB gene encoding acyl-CoA thioesterase II, whose amino-acid sequence MSKSLIDLISILDLEPLEVNLFRGTSPKTSWQRVFGGQVIGQAMVAGCRTVENRLPHSLHCYFILPGDPQVPIIYQVERLRDGRSYTTRRVTAIQHGNAIFSLMMSFHDDEPTNFDHQDKMPDVPPPEALSAEEIIKQPFFKEMPDFIKRYYESDRPIELRPVELSRYFGQKIDDGRIHVWIKTAAKLPDDPALHMCALAYASDFSLLDAVMARYGRTLFDKRMMPASLDHAMWFHRPFRADEWLLYAQDSPSAQGGRGLTRGQIFKTDGTLVASVAQEGSVRERREAPKG is encoded by the coding sequence GTGTCCAAGAGCCTGATCGATCTGATCTCGATTCTCGATCTCGAACCGCTCGAGGTGAATCTGTTCCGCGGCACAAGCCCGAAGACCAGCTGGCAGCGGGTGTTCGGCGGCCAGGTGATCGGCCAGGCGATGGTCGCCGGCTGCCGCACCGTCGAGAACCGGCTGCCGCATTCGCTGCATTGCTACTTCATCCTGCCGGGCGACCCGCAGGTGCCGATCATCTACCAGGTCGAGCGGCTGCGCGACGGCCGCAGCTACACCACCCGCCGGGTCACAGCGATCCAGCACGGCAACGCGATCTTCTCGCTGATGATGTCGTTCCACGACGACGAGCCGACCAATTTCGACCACCAGGACAAGATGCCCGACGTGCCGCCGCCCGAAGCGCTGTCGGCCGAGGAGATCATCAAGCAGCCGTTCTTCAAAGAGATGCCGGACTTCATCAAGCGCTATTACGAGAGCGACCGGCCGATCGAGCTGCGCCCGGTCGAGCTGTCTCGCTATTTCGGCCAGAAAATCGATGACGGCCGGATCCACGTCTGGATCAAGACCGCCGCCAAGCTGCCCGACGATCCGGCGCTGCACATGTGCGCGCTGGCCTATGCGTCGGACTTCTCGCTGCTGGACGCGGTGATGGCACGCTACGGCCGCACTCTGTTCGACAAGCGGATGATGCCGGCGAGCCTCGACCACGCGATGTGGTTTCACCGCCCGTTCCGCGCCGACGAATGGCTGCTGTACGCGCAGGACTCGCCGTCGGCGCAGGGCGGCCGCGGCCTGACCCGCGGCCAGATCTTCAAGACCGACGGCACCCTGGTGGCCTCCGTCGCCCAGGAAGGCTCAGTGCGCGAACGCCGCGAGGCGCCCAAGGGCTGA